From the Desulfovibrio sp. JY genome, one window contains:
- a CDS encoding NUDIX hydrolase, with protein sequence MALTKPCPHCGQPVVHYRNPVPTVDALIHLPGRGIVLVKRLNEPFGWALPGGFIDYGEPAEVACVREAKEETGLTVELTGLLGVYSDPSRDPRQHTMSVVYTAQALDPDELAAGDDAKEVGVFPVGQWPSPLCFDHARILSDYVALFKRVNPR encoded by the coding sequence ATGGCCCTTACCAAGCCTTGCCCCCATTGCGGTCAGCCCGTGGTGCATTACCGCAATCCCGTCCCCACCGTGGACGCCCTCATTCATCTTCCGGGGCGCGGAATCGTGCTCGTCAAACGCTTGAACGAACCCTTCGGCTGGGCGCTGCCCGGCGGATTCATCGATTACGGCGAGCCGGCGGAAGTCGCCTGCGTGCGCGAGGCCAAGGAGGAAACCGGACTCACCGTCGAGCTGACCGGGCTGCTCGGCGTCTACTCCGATCCGTCCAGGGATCCAAGACAACATACCATGAGCGTTGTCTACACGGCCCAGGCCCTCGACCCGGACGAACTGGCCGCCGGCGACGACGCCAAGGAGGTCGGGGTGTTTCCCGTCGGCCAGTGGCCAAGTCCCTTGTGCTTCGACCACGCGCGGATTCTAAGTGATTACGTCGCCCTGTTCAAAAGGGTCAATCCGCGTTAG
- a CDS encoding glycosyltransferase family 9 protein translates to MSKVREMHFPDKVVLEHAGAFGDFLLAWPAFLSLARHFADRPVHYAVPSAHAPWLAPFATPCPPELRRGLDARFAGETWPQALAGTLVVRPGLGRRPKLPDWKEFLFLHGMAAGRDVSPTTLYSEALAKHGIAFAADWAETFRTHFGRHAPTSDTALLFAGAGSQDKAWPLPRLKYLAEMLRAHGMRPVFVLGPVERERGIAPAGDEVFTPDTMAELSRALCAARCVVGPDCGPMHLAGMHGVPGVALFGPTSPAQWGPSGMEIVTAGLPCAPCAAMTSGDFAPQCPRPLPCLAGIAVETVWNALRRRLALSR, encoded by the coding sequence ATGTCCAAAGTACGCGAAATGCACTTCCCTGACAAGGTCGTTCTGGAACATGCCGGAGCTTTTGGAGATTTCCTTCTGGCCTGGCCCGCGTTCCTGTCCCTGGCCCGGCACTTCGCCGACCGGCCGGTTCATTATGCCGTGCCGTCCGCCCACGCGCCCTGGCTGGCCCCCTTTGCCACGCCCTGCCCGCCCGAACTGCGCCGGGGGCTCGACGCCCGCTTCGCCGGGGAGACCTGGCCACAGGCACTTGCCGGCACGCTGGTCGTGCGCCCCGGTCTGGGCAGGCGTCCGAAACTCCCGGACTGGAAGGAATTCCTCTTTCTGCACGGCATGGCCGCCGGCCGGGACGTTTCCCCGACGACGCTCTATAGCGAGGCGCTCGCGAAACACGGCATCGCCTTTGCCGCGGACTGGGCCGAAACGTTTCGGACTCATTTCGGCCGCCATGCCCCGACAAGCGACACGGCGCTGCTTTTTGCCGGAGCCGGCAGCCAGGACAAGGCCTGGCCGCTGCCTCGCCTCAAGTATCTGGCGGAAATGTTACGGGCCCATGGCATGCGGCCGGTCTTTGTCCTGGGGCCGGTGGAGCGCGAACGCGGCATTGCCCCGGCCGGGGACGAGGTTTTCACGCCGGACACCATGGCCGAACTCTCCCGGGCGCTTTGCGCGGCCCGGTGCGTGGTCGGGCCGGACTGCGGGCCCATGCATCTGGCCGGGATGCACGGCGTGCCGGGGGTGGCGCTTTTCGGGCCGACGTCGCCGGCCCAGTGGGGACCTTCGGGGATGGAGATCGTCACGGCGGGGCTGCCCTGCGCGCCCTGCGCGGCCATGACGTCCGGGGATTTCGCGCCGCAGTGTCCCCGACCGCTGCCGTGTCTGGCCGGCATTGCGGTGGAGACCGTCTGGAACGCGCTGCGGCGTCGCCTGGCGCTGTCGCGTTGA
- a CDS encoding serine protease — MKQTNIVVAAILAWMLPALCLATDFSTIFKNNTDSVVTIKSGNNIGTGFYITPNLIVTNLHVIRSAPDISFATSYKDGFARVDAVAALDKTHDLALLYAKKPGKPVILARSADLVPGMELVSIGSPQGFEKTFAGGNFSQMRQGGLMQISIPVSPGSSGSPVFDAKGQVVGVVVAQRKEAQNLNFAIPSEFVLALLQKAEGIPEQEYMTTSAFHQANKDDRQSAGTGAVLKDYGNIDTGRDGCRNFSSTFFESPAAGPIKKCVCNDAVIYTNIICQCPACRK; from the coding sequence ATGAAACAGACCAATATCGTCGTTGCGGCCATACTGGCCTGGATGTTGCCGGCACTGTGTCTGGCGACGGATTTCAGCACGATTTTCAAAAACAACACGGACTCCGTCGTCACCATAAAATCCGGCAACAATATCGGGACCGGGTTTTATATCACGCCCAATCTCATCGTCACCAACCTGCACGTCATACGTAGCGCCCCGGACATCAGCTTCGCCACATCGTACAAGGACGGATTCGCCAGGGTCGATGCCGTCGCCGCCCTGGACAAAACCCACGACCTGGCCCTCCTCTACGCGAAAAAACCGGGCAAACCCGTCATCCTGGCCCGGTCCGCCGACCTCGTTCCCGGCATGGAACTCGTCTCCATCGGCTCGCCCCAGGGGTTCGAGAAGACATTCGCCGGCGGCAATTTCAGCCAGATGCGGCAAGGCGGCCTGATGCAGATTTCCATCCCCGTCTCCCCGGGCTCGAGCGGTTCGCCGGTATTCGACGCCAAGGGACAGGTGGTCGGCGTGGTCGTTGCGCAGCGCAAGGAAGCCCAGAACCTCAATTTCGCCATCCCGTCCGAATTCGTGCTCGCCCTCCTGCAAAAAGCGGAAGGCATTCCCGAGCAGGAATACATGACCACGAGCGCGTTCCATCAGGCGAACAAGGACGATCGCCAGAGCGCGGGCACCGGAGCCGTCCTCAAAGATTACGGCAATATCGATACGGGCCGCGACGGATGCAGGAATTTCAGCTCGACGTTTTTCGAATCACCGGCCGCCGGCCCGATCAAGAAATGCGTCTGCAACGACGCCGTCATCTATACGAACATCATCTGCCAGTGTCCGGCGTGTCGAAAATGA
- a CDS encoding L-threonylcarbamoyladenylate synthase encodes MPRLDIAAAARGLMAGGCLVYPTETFFALGALATEASALARIVAIKARPATKPLPLLVGEMGQFAAILPAGFASGPLAADFDDLARRFWPGPLSLVVPCREELPALVKDAAGRVSVRFTPHPTAAALCRLAGGAVVATSANVSGNPPAASPEALDAAVVAAADGVVTEGPAPGGGVASTVAGLLGGRRLRIFREGATPLGALRAAGFILVGE; translated from the coding sequence ATGCCCCGCCTGGATATTGCGGCGGCGGCGCGTGGGCTTATGGCCGGGGGCTGCCTGGTCTATCCGACCGAGACGTTTTTCGCGCTTGGCGCGCTGGCCACCGAGGCGTCGGCGCTGGCGCGCATCGTGGCAATAAAGGCCCGACCGGCGACCAAGCCCCTGCCGCTTTTGGTGGGGGAGATGGGTCAGTTCGCGGCCATCTTGCCGGCGGGGTTCGCATCCGGTCCCCTGGCGGCGGATTTCGACGATCTGGCCCGCCGGTTCTGGCCGGGGCCACTGTCGCTGGTGGTGCCGTGCCGGGAGGAACTGCCGGCGCTGGTCAAGGACGCCGCGGGCCGGGTGTCGGTGCGGTTCACGCCGCATCCCACGGCGGCGGCGCTGTGTCGTCTGGCCGGCGGGGCGGTGGTCGCCACCAGCGCCAACGTGAGCGGCAACCCGCCGGCGGCTTCTCCCGAGGCCCTCGATGCGGCGGTGGTGGCGGCGGCGGATGGCGTCGTTACCGAAGGGCCGGCTCCCGGGGGCGGGGTGGCCTCGACCGTGGCCGGGCTTTTGGGCGGCCGACGACTGCGCATTTTTCGGGAAGGCGCGACGCCGCTTGGTGCGCTTCGGGCGGCGGGTTTTATCCTCGTGGGGGAATGA
- a CDS encoding glycosyltransferase: MSTDFHDWDLPSLPTPSPGFPAGICQAMPVWVLTSQQPELRLSLCRILAGQPNPDCLAAAQGMLAWAFQENPFDAATAAFLESLQDAHPFLPPRTVALLRLTRAATASPPDDIRFEELRAGGDTALIIRYLELAARDKAQALSRLAPAFATLCRLPDADAATSLLAGFAPNLPPALFARLATELACLRRPPEDALPHLWALDRETWGLYAAVAASHCFSRLGERDKAHGACLAARSRLPQHVNLTLRAYELSLPRTTPPAPEPNEAAVCLYSMNKAELFRECLTHLATTDLGGSLVAVLDNGSNDHTPEVLAAVAPLFPEGRFVSVRLPVNIGAPGARNWLLALPEVAACRNVAFLDDDAFPEPDWLPRLLEKAREFPDAGAIGCAIVDTDAPNDHQSADFNLFPPEMGAQSLPETRERLFVCEPCRGAPDISLFAYTRPCLSVSGCCHLLPRRALDAVGGFDIRYNPTQFDDLDRDIRCFLANHPARYAGAVRVGHKQGSSLALAKTQAQVAHIVGNKIKLEYTVSDPDADRLCRENLQGLTRDLAEKDAALASG; encoded by the coding sequence ATGTCGACCGATTTTCACGATTGGGACCTGCCGTCGTTGCCGACCCCCAGCCCGGGATTTCCGGCCGGCATCTGCCAGGCCATGCCCGTCTGGGTTCTCACCTCGCAGCAGCCGGAACTGCGCCTGTCACTGTGCCGCATCCTGGCCGGCCAGCCAAATCCCGATTGCCTGGCCGCCGCCCAGGGCATGCTCGCCTGGGCCTTTCAGGAAAACCCCTTCGACGCTGCAACCGCCGCCTTTCTGGAATCGCTCCAGGACGCGCACCCCTTTCTGCCGCCAAGGACAGTCGCCCTGCTGCGCCTGACGCGCGCCGCCACGGCCTCGCCACCGGACGACATCCGCTTCGAGGAACTGCGCGCCGGCGGCGACACGGCGCTTATCATCCGCTACCTGGAACTGGCGGCCAGGGACAAGGCTCAGGCCCTTTCCCGCCTGGCCCCGGCCTTCGCCACCCTGTGCCGCCTGCCCGACGCCGACGCGGCCACGTCCCTGCTCGCCGGCTTCGCCCCGAACCTGCCGCCCGCGCTTTTCGCCCGGCTCGCCACCGAGCTGGCCTGCCTGCGCCGGCCGCCCGAGGACGCCTTGCCGCACCTTTGGGCCCTTGACCGCGAGACCTGGGGGCTTTACGCAGCCGTGGCCGCCTCGCACTGCTTTTCGCGCCTCGGCGAACGCGACAAGGCGCATGGCGCCTGTCTGGCCGCGCGAAGCCGCCTGCCCCAGCACGTCAACCTGACGCTTCGGGCCTACGAACTCAGCCTTCCCCGCACCACGCCGCCCGCCCCGGAACCGAACGAAGCGGCCGTGTGCCTTTATTCCATGAACAAGGCGGAACTCTTCCGCGAATGCCTGACGCACCTGGCCACGACCGACCTCGGCGGCAGCCTCGTGGCCGTGCTGGACAACGGCTCGAACGACCATACCCCCGAGGTCCTGGCCGCCGTGGCCCCCCTTTTCCCCGAAGGCCGCTTCGTCTCCGTGCGCCTGCCGGTCAATATCGGCGCGCCCGGAGCCCGCAACTGGCTGCTCGCCCTGCCCGAAGTCGCCGCCTGCCGCAACGTGGCCTTCCTCGACGACGACGCCTTCCCCGAGCCGGACTGGCTGCCACGACTCCTCGAAAAAGCCCGCGAATTCCCCGACGCCGGGGCTATCGGCTGCGCCATCGTGGATACGGACGCGCCAAACGACCACCAGTCCGCCGACTTCAACCTCTTTCCCCCGGAAATGGGTGCGCAAAGCCTGCCCGAAACCAGGGAACGCCTGTTCGTGTGCGAGCCCTGCCGGGGAGCGCCCGACATAAGCCTCTTCGCCTACACCCGGCCCTGCCTGTCCGTATCCGGCTGCTGCCACCTGCTCCCCCGCCGCGCCCTCGACGCCGTGGGCGGCTTCGATATCCGCTACAACCCCACCCAGTTCGACGACCTCGACCGCGATATCCGCTGCTTCCTGGCCAACCATCCCGCGCGCTACGCCGGGGCCGTCCGCGTCGGCCACAAACAAGGCTCCAGCCTCGCCCTGGCCAAGACGCAGGCCCAGGTCGCCCATATCGTCGGCAACAAGATCAAACTCGAATACACCGTGTCCGACCCCGACGCCGACCGCCTGTGTCGCGAGAATTTGCAGGGGTTGACGCGGGATCTGGCCGAAAAGGACGCGGCGTTGGCATCAGGCTGA